Below is a genomic region from Campylobacter geochelonis.
CAATACGTTTTAACTCGCACGCTTTTTTATAAAGCTAATATGCTTTTGTATTGTCTTTATTAAACGCGCTAGTTTGCGTCATCTGGAAGTATTTGCCACCCATGTTTGAGATGGATAAATTTATAAATGCTAAAAAGATTATGAGTGATTTTATGGTAAATCTTTTATAAATTTAGTCTATATCTTAGCTAAATTGTCTGCTAAATTTGGAGTGAAATTTAGAATTTATTATTTTAAAACAAAAGTGATATAATAAATGATTCAAATTTAGCACAAGGAGATTTTATGCGAAGCGATATCATCAAAAAAGGCTACACTCGCACCCCACACCGCTCACTTTTAAGAGCAACTGGGCTTAAAGATGAGGATTTTAACAAGCCATTTATCGGCGTTGCAAACAGTTTCATAGAGATAATTCCAGGACATTTTTACCTAAATAAATACTCTGAAATTATAAAAGATGAGATAAGAAAAAACGGCTGTATTCCATTTGAGTTTAACACAATAGGCGTTGATGATGGCATCGCGATGGGACATAGCGGTATGCTTTACTCTCTTCCAAGCCGCGAAATCATCGCAAACTCTATAGAAACTGTGATGAACGCTCACGCTCTTGATGCGATGATAGCGATACCAAACTGCGATAAAATCGTCCCTGGTATGATAATGGGCGCGCTTCGTGTGAATGTTCCAACGCTTTTTGTAAGTGGTGGTCCGATGAAAGCTGGAATCGATGAAAATGGCAACGCGCTTGATCTAAACTCCGCATTTGAAGCAGTTGGCGCGTATGAAACAAAGAAAATTGATGAAAAAGAGCTTTATAAAATCGAATGCGCGGCATGCCCAAGTGGGGGAAGTTGCTCTGGAATGTTTACAGCAAATTCGATGAATACTTTGTGCGAGGCGATGGGAATCGCGCTTGAGGGAAATGGCACGATTTTAGCGCTAACGCCCCAACGCGAAGAGCTAATGAGAAAAGCAGCTCGTAGAATTTGCCAAATCGCCCTTGATGAACGCTTTAAAATACGAAATATCCTAAACGAAAAAGCCGTTAAAAACGCGATGGTTATCGATATGGCGATGGGTGGAAGTAGCAACACGATACTTCATATGCTTGCGATTTCTCGCGAAGCTGGTTGCCCACTAGATATAAAAGAGCTAAATACGATCAGCAAAAATATCGCTCATATCGCTAAAATCGCGCCAAGTTTGCCAAGCGTGCATATGGAAGATGTGCATAAGGCTGGTGGCATGAGCGCTGTTATGCGTGAGATTTCGCGCCGTGATAATGGGCTTTTAAGCTTAGATAATCTAACTGTTAGCGGCGAGACTTTGGGCGAGAGGATAAAAGATGCGAAAATTTTAGATGAAAGCGTGATTCATAAAGTCGAAAATGCCTACTCAAAAGTCGGTGGTTTGGCGATTTTGTTTGGAAATTTAGCCGAGCAAGGGTGTGTTATAAAAACAGCTGGAATTATCGGTGAGCGTAAATTTAGTGGTCGCGCGGTCTGCTTTAACTCTCAAGATGAAGCTATAGCGGGCATTAGCGGTGGTAAAGTTACAAAAGGCGATGTGGTAGTGCTAAGATATGAAGGTCCAAAAGGAGGTCCTGGTATGCAAGAGATGCTAACTCCAACAAGCTTAATTATCGGTCGTGGGCTTGGTGCTGATGTGGCGCTAATCACAGATGGACGTTTTAGTGGCGCAACTAGAGGACTTTGCATCGGTCATGTAAGCCCAGAAGCGGCTGAAGGCGGTATGATAGGGCTTTTAAAAGATGGCGATATAATTGATATAGATGTTGATACTTACTCGATAAATGTTCGTCTTGATAAGGCTGAAGTAGCAAAACGAAAAGCTGAGTTTAAATACGCTGGCAAGCAAGTTAGCAGCAGATGGCTAAGACAGTACCAAAAGCTTGTAACAAATGCAAGTAACGGGGCGATTTTAGAGGCGTAATTTATAATATAACTATGAGTTTTTATAAATTTGCATTATAAAACTTTGATGATTAAGTTAAATAAAAGGTAAAAATGAAAACACTGCTTATAAACGCTCATCCTAAATTTGATGATAAATTTAGCTTTTCGCATATGCTAGAAGCTAAATTCAAAGAAAAATTTGAGCTTAAATTTGATAAAAAGTTGCTAACACAGCTAAATTTATATGGCGAAGCGATACCGTGCCTTGATAAAGAGATGTTGGATTTGTTTGAAAATCCAAAAGAAAACGCGCTATCAAAGCGCATGGATGCGATAATGGAGCAGTTTTTAAGCCATAAGCGAGTTGTTATCGTTATGCCACTTCATAATTTTAATGTAACAAGTCGCTTTAAAGATTATATGGATAATATCCTAATCGCACATAAAACATTCACTTACAAAAGTGGTGGTTCAGTGGGACTTATGAATGATGATAGAAAAGTTTTGTTGCTTCTTTCTAGTGGTTCGCTTTATACAGATAGCAGCAGATATGAAGCGCTTGATTTTGCCTCAAGCTATATAAAAGCGATGTTTTGTGAGATGATGGGATTTAACGAATTTAGTCTAGTTAGGGCTGAGGGCACATCTTTAAGCAGGTTTAGCAAAGAAGAAATTTTAGACAAATCGTATGCAAATTTAGACGCCGTTTTTGATAAATTTTATCTGCAGTTGCAAGAAATTTAGTTAAATTTAAAAGATAAAATTTGGATTAAGGTTTTTAGTGTGAATGAGTTTGATAAATTTGGTTTAAAGTAGGTATAATTTGGATATTTTAAGGAGTTGATTTTGTTTTTTTGGCAATATATAGAGCGTCGTAATTTGGAAAAAGTTAAAGATGAAATTATAGAAATTTCAAAACTAAAATTTGATGATGAAAATGATGAAATTCCGCTTGATTTTGATTTAGAAGAGATCAAAAATGAGTTAAATTTGACTCACAGCGAGTACCGAAAAGCCTTGCTTGATGTCGAGTGGATAAAAGATAAGCCTGAGCGATTTTATATAAATAAATCAAAAATTATTGAGCTACTAGAAGAAGAAAAAAATATAATAGAAAATTATATATGTTCAAAAGATAGTGATGAAAAAACTGAATTTTACAAGGATTTTATCAAATCTGAGAAAAATTTATTTGATGTTTATGAGTCTGATTCTAACTTCGCTGAGAAAATTTCAAAAGTAAATTTGCTATCAAGAAGTATAAATTCGCTAGAATTTACCTTCTTAAAATTTATAGATAAACTAAAAAATGGCTATTTTTTAACCATTTTGTTGGTTGTTTCTGCGATATTTTTTGTATTTCCATACTATGCTAAGATAAATTCAGACTTAAATATGGCTATAAGCTATGATAATTTTGTATTTATAAATTTAATGCTTTATGGATTTTTTGTCTTGATATTGATGTTTATTTATATATTTTTTCAAATATTTATGCTCTATAATATAAGTAAACATAATAGTAAAGCACTGAATTTATTTTTTATTTTCCCAAATTTATTTTTATTAACCCTGATATTATTGCCATTATTTGATTATTTAGCAAAAGAATTTTTACTAATAAATTCGCTAGGTTTTGAAAACACTTTTTTACCAATCCTTATTTTATACACACTATCTTTTTTCATTTGGTGTTTATCTTGCAAAGATGTGAAGTATTTATCAGATAAATTTTTAGCTTTTTTACTTATAGTTTTATTTGATATATTAGCTATATTTTTTGCATATATTAATTTTAAAGAAGAAAATTTCTTTGGATATATAATATTATTATTTTTAATCTTTACTAGTAGAATTTTAGCATTTAAATATATTTTTAATTATAAATTTGTTTTGAGTGTGGTCACAATTTTTACACTTATTTTTATTGTATATTTATTATGTTAAGGCGTTTTGTAAGAGTCGCTGGGATAGCTAACTAGTAAAGAGAAATTACAGTTGATAGGAAATTTATGCCAAAAGAATATGCCGATATAAATATAACTGATTGTAATATTAAGCAAGATTTTTTCCCACAATTTTCATGTGTAGAACAGATCGGCGATAATGAAATAAAGCTAAGAAATGTACTAGTTGTAAGCGAAAAGATGATATTTACAAACTAAAAATTATAAGAAAAGATAATAACAACAGCATAATTTTTTCAATGCATAAAAGGCATATAAAAAACTAAATTTAAAGGATATTTTTGCGAAATCAACCAAAATATAACTTTTTTAAAAACACAAACTACGCCATCTCTGGGCTTTGCGAGATAGTTAAAAACGAAAGCTCGTTTAAAATCGAGCTTGTTATTATAGCTATTTTAAGTGTATGCTCTTTGTTTTTAAAGCTTAGCGTGGCGCTTCATATCATTTTGATAGTAAGTTTGCTTTTAGTTTTGCTAACTGAGTGCCTTAATAGCGCGATTGAGCGATGTGTGGACTTGACTACGACGCAGATTCACCCGCTTGCAAAAGCAGCAAAAGACGCTGGAAGTGCGGCAGTTTTTATATCTATTTGCATCACTGTTATCTCGTGGGGATTTGTGCTTTTTGAACTTATTTTTGGCTTAGCGTAAATTAAAACAAAATTTTAGCAAAACCACGCATTTTGATACGATAATTTTGAAAATATCTTTTAAATTTATGCTTATAAAACTTGACAAATCTTAGATAAGTCAGCAAAAACTCTTTTCATCATCGGTTATGCTTTTTTGATACGATAACTTTGCAAAATATCTTTTAAATTTAGACTAAAATTTTATACCTATAAAATTAGCTATTTTTCTGCTAGTAAAAATTCGTTTTATAAATCAAGATATATTTGATTGCGCCACAAAATGATAGAAAAATGATTTATTAAAATACTACGCGAATTTTTATACAAAATAGAATTTAAAATCAAAGAAATTTTTTTAGCTTATCTGGCAATTTGAGCATAAAAAAATATGATATTTCAAGCGATAAATGGTTTGATTTATGCTAAATTTTATAAAATATTATAGATTTTACACGATTGTATTTGCAAATTTAAAAAGCTACAAATGTATTTTATATAAAATTTAGTTTAAGTTTTTGTTAAAATTTGAGTCAATAAGAGTTTTAAAAGCTTTACACAAAGCAAAACCCGCAAAAAGCGGGTTTAAACTATTTATGCGTAGAATAGATATGTATAAACTGAAAGCACCGCAGCACAAGCTGTACATAAGATAATGCCAGATTTTACCATCTCGCTTTGTTTAATTAAACCAGTGCCAAAAACAATCGCATTTGGCGGAGTTGCAACAGGCATCATAAACGCACAACTTGCTCCGATTCCTATAACTATGGTAAGTGTTTCTGTTGGAAGACCAACTTGAGGAGCTATCGCTGCAAAAACAGGAACTAAAAGCGCCGCAGAAGCGGTGTTGCTAGTAAATTCTGTAAGAACGATAATAAAAATCGCAACTACAAATATGATAAGAAATTTCGGTGCATCACCAAAAATTCTAGCAACCTCTTGACCTAAAACCAAAGACGCGCCAGAGTCTTTTAAAATCGCACTTAAAGTAAGCCCACCACCAAAGAGCAAAAGCACGCCCCACTCTGTGTTTTTAGCGATATCTTTCCATGTAGCAAGTCCAAGCACAACGATAAGAATCGCAGCGGCAATAGCTATAAAAGCGTCTGATAACTTAACGCCTAAAAGCTCGCTTAACTGTTTAGAAAATATCCAAAATAGCGCAGTTACGACAAATAAAACAGCAGTGACTATCCTGCTTGTAGTCCATGGAACTTCCTCAACTTCTAGTTGAATCTTTTGTCCAAGATTTGGTTTTAAAACAAAATAAAGAACAATCAGCATAAGTGGGAAGAAAAGTAACATCATCGGCAAGCCAAGTTTCATCCAATCTATAAATGAAAACCCTAAAGCTGCTGAAGCGATAGCATTTGGTGGTGAACCAACGATAGTTCCAAGACCGCCTATACTGGCTGAGTATGCAATACCAAGCAAGATAAATACAAAAGTTCCTCTATCTTTTTCTTGATCTAAACTTGTAATCATACCAAGAGCAAGTGGAAGCATCATAGCAGCGGTTGCTGTGTTTGAAACCCACATAGAAAGTAGCGCTGTAACCGCACAAATAGCGACAGTTGCGATACCTAAGTGGTTTCCAGAAAGAGAGATGATTTTCATCGCTATCTTTCTATCTAACTTTTGGATGTGTAAAGCAGTAGCAAGTGCAAAACCTCCAAAAAACAAGTAGATAGTAGGATCGGCAAAACTTGTTAGCGCTTTTTTCATAGTTAAAGCTGTAAATTCACCAGTCTTACTAAAAGAGCCGATGCCTATGATAATGCCTATAATTGGGACCATTAGTGCCGTTATCGTGATATGAACTGCCTCTGTTAGCCATAAACTAGCGACAAAAAACAGCATCACAAGCCCTTTTTTAACGTTTGGTTCATAAGGCAAGATGTTATAAAGTATAAAAGACAAAATTGCCGCTACAACGATGATGATAAGCCCTCTTTTGGGGAAAGGCGTGTGCGCTGTAAGCTGCGACTCAACTTCTTGACTCATATTTTCTCCTTTGTATTAGTTTAATTGCATATAATATAAAATTTATCTCTATAAATAACTTAATCATTACTTTTTATCACAATTTTTATTTTAAATATTACTAATGGTAACAAATTTATATGCTTGTGGGAATACGGATATATTTCATAAAGCCATATTTGCTTGAATTGACTTGATAATATAAATAAATATTTAATATTTTGTTACAAATACCTTTATTTTTATTGTTGATTTTAATCAGCTTTTGATATAATATTTTAGTTTATAATGTTTATTTTTGAAGTTTTAAACAAGGCTTATAGTTGTTTTATGCTTATGAAAATATAAATTTAAAACTATAATATAAATTTGAAAGGATAATAAATTTACATTATACATTATCACTTAAATTTAGCAACATAAAGGCGATAAATATTAAAATAAATTATATAAAAAGGAGTAAATATGAGTTGTGCGGTATATATCGATATCGCTGCTAAGCAAAACTACATCTTTAGTTCAAATAAACTTAAAGATATAGTCGGAGCTAGTGAGATTATCAGACAAGTCACAAACAAAGATTTAGAAAAGACTTTTGTTAAAAAATATCCTAAATTTAAAGAGCCAGATGGAAATTTTGGTGGCGGAAACGCTCTTTTGTTTTTTGATGATGAAGTAAGTGCTAAGGATTTTATCAGAATATACTCAAAACATTTGCTTGAGGCTTTTCCATCTTTAACTCCATATTTTTTACTCGACGCTAAATTTGATGAAAACAACTATCAAGAAAGTATCAACAAAACTCACGAAAAACTAGAAAAGCTTAAAAACAGCTATTTTCCACTCACTCAACCACTAAATTTAGGTATAGAATCGCTTTGTCCAAACAGTGATTTTCCAGCGATTGTCAAAGATAATAGCAAGAGTGGAAAGAGTAAATTTTACAGCAAATCAACTATGGCTAAACGAAATATGAGCGAAAAGGCAAATGCTAATTTTAATGAATTGTTTAATGATGTTTTGATTAATAAATTTAATGATAAGTTTTGCTTTTCACTAGAAATCGATAAAATAATCCACGATGAAAACTCCTACGCTGCTATCGTTCATATCGATGCAAACGAGCTTGGAAGTAGAGTTAAACAGCTTAAAAGTTTTAACGTTGCCAAAGAATTTTCACAAGTCGTAGATACAAATATGAAAAAGGCGATGGAAGAGACGATTAAAATCCTAGCTTCTAAATTTAAAAATGGAAAGTTTGATGGAGAGTTTTTTGATGGAGCAAATTTAGAGCTTAAAACAGATGATGATAAATTTATCTTGCCATTTCGACCTGTTGTTTTAAGTGGAGATGATTTGACCTTTATCAGCGAGGGGCGACTTGGAGTTTTTATAGCAAGAACATTTATAAATGAGCTTAAAAAACTGCCTTTAAATTTTGTTTCAAGCGATGATAAAAAACTCAAACAACCACTTTTTGCAAGCGGAGGAATCGCTATAGTCAAGGCAAAAACTCCGTTTTTTAAAGGCTATACCTTTGCAGAAGAGCTAACGACAAGCGCTAAAAAACTTCTTAAAGAAAGCACAAATAAAGATGAAAAAACGAGCATTGATTTTTTTATCCTATCTTCTGGAATTTTGGGCGAATTTGATGATGTTAGAAAGAGATATTTTACAAAAGATAGTAAAGAGCTTTATAATGGTGGTTATAGTGAGGCTGATTTTGCAAGGCTTGTCAAACTTATGCAAGAGTTAAAAGATATATCAAAAAACAAAATTATGAAGCTTAGAGATCTAGCTTTTGAAAGCGAAGAAAGCGTTAAAAAATATCTTGAAGTTTATTGTGATAACAAATTGATTAAAGATAATAAGCTTGAATTTAAAATGCTCGTAGAAGCCATAGAGCTGATGAAATTTTATCCGATTTTTGATGGCGAGTTTTATAAAGGAGAGCAATCATGCAAAAACAACTAGAAATTACGCTAAAAAGCAACGCTCTTATAAGCAATGGCGATGGATATGGGCTGGTTGATGTTGATTCGATTAGTGATGAGTTTGGAAGATTTTATATCCCAGCAAAACGTTTAAAAGGAGTGTTAAAAGAGAGCGCGACCGAAGTTTTAGAGATGCAAGGAAAACTAGATGATGAGATAAAAAATCAGATAAACAAGCTCTTTGGAACTTCTAAAGAAAAAGGCAAAATCAGCATAGAAAACGCTATCATAGATGAGAGCGAATTTCTTAAACGGCTTAGCATTTTTGGTAAAGAACGTGTAAAATCACTTAAATCTATGGTTATTAACCAAACTTCTATCGATGAAAATGGTGTAGCAAAGTCTGGAAGTCTAAGAAGGATGAGAGTCATAAAAAGTGGTAATAAATTTAGCACTAAAATCGAGCTTGAGGAAGATTTAAAAGATAAATTTAAAGAGTTGTTAAATCATGCTATAAAAAACTTAAAACGCCTTGGCAGTAGTAGAAACAGAGGTTTAGGCGCGGTTGAGTGTGAGCTTGTGCCGATAAAAGATAGTAAAAAATCACTAAATTTTAACCTTAAAAACAGCTGCATAGTTATAAATTTAACTCAACCAACCGCAATCACTTTAAAAAAAGGCGATGATTTTAATATCCAAACATACGACTATCTCCCATCAACCACGCTAAAAGGTGCGATTTTAGCAAAGCTTAGAAGTATAAAAAAAGATGATTTAGCAGATGAGTTTGAAAAAGCGATAGTAAAAAATGGCTATCTTTTTAAAGATAACAAAATTTACCGCCCTACTCCAAATATACTTGAAAAGTATAAATACGAAAACAGTAACGAAGCGCTTGATAAATTTAGCACAACAAACGGAAAAGAACCTGAAGCAAAATGCTCAAAACTAGGTGGTTTTTTCTATGCAGATGGCAAAACGATAGAATTAATAAAACCTAAAAAAGAGAGCTTTTTTCATATACAAAGAAGCAGAATTTCTCAAAGTAGCGATAAAGAAAACGGAGCTATTTTTACCTATGAATCTCTTTGTAGAGATCAAAGCTTTTGCGCTGAAATTTTATGCGAATCCACTCTTTTAGAAAAAGTTAAAACCGCTTTAGGAAGCGAGTTTGCCTTGCAAATTGGAAGATCTAAAAACGCTCAATACTCAAAAACGCAAGCATTTATAAACGTGGTTAATAAAGCAAAAGAGCAAAATTTAAAATCAAAAGCTTATTTGGTTTGTGAAAGCCCACTTATCTTGCTTGATGAATTTGGCGTACAAAGCCCAACTTTGGCTAACTTAAAGCTATATATAGACTCTTTGTTAGAGTGCGATTGTGAGATTGTCAAATCATCAGCTCGTTTCTCAAGACAGCAATCTTATAAGCTAAGCTATAAATGCAAGGTAAAAGAGACCTTAGGTTTTGAGAGTGCAAGTACGTTTTTAATCGATTTTAAAAAAGAATGCGATATCTCAAAGCTTGAAAAAGGGCTTGGAGAATTAGTAGAGTTTGGTTATGGGCAGGTTAGAGTATATGATGAGTTTAAAGACTTTGAATTTATAAATTTAAACGACAAAGAAAAATCAAGCATTATCGAAGAAGTTTTTGATAATCAAAAAGAGCTTTTGTTTAAACTTTTAGAGGAGTATTTTTATGAGAAGATGTGTTTGAACGGATTTAAAGAAATCGCAGTCAAAGACGAAAACATCACATCTAGCGAGTACTCTAGGCTTGAGAAAATCGTATCTTCATCATCAAAGCAAAAAGATTTAAAAGATAAATTAGAAGCTAAAAAAGAGAACAACACCAACGAACTAACAACCTTTAATCAAAAGATAAAAAACAAATTTATACAGATAAATGACTGGTTTGATAAAATTCCCGAATTTGATAGCGTAAAAGATAAAATCAGTGAAAATTTATACAACGAATTCGTAGATAGTCGTGGATATGAGCTTCAAAAAAGATTTCTAATCAGCCTTATTAGATACCACAGAAACGTAAAAAAGGATGTAAAATGAGCCAAAATCCAAGAATAACAAAAAAATTTGTCTTAAAAGCCACGCTTATAAACAAAACAGCATTTAGCATATCAAGTGGCGAGGGCGAGTTTATAGATAGTATTGTAGTTAAAGATGCAAATGATAAACCTTATATCCCAGCAAGTTCGCTTATAGGAGTTTTGCGAAGTGAGTGTAATAAATTTAGTCCAAACAAAACAGCTTTTGATGAGTTTTTCGGAAGTGGAGATAAACCAAGTGCGATTTGTATAAATGACTCGAGTTTAAATGGAAACGGCGAGATAAATTTGCGAAATGGTGTGAAAATAGATCCTAAAACAAACATCGCTAAAGATGGCGCATTATACGACTTTGAGTGCGTTGTAGCTGGGAGTGAGTTTGACTTTCAAGCAGAGCTTACACTTCGACAAATGCACGATGAAAAGGCGATTTTAGAGATTTTTGATACGCTTTGTTGTCTTATCAAAAATGGCTTTAGCATAGGCGCAAAGACACAAAATGGACTTGGAAAAATCAAATGCAAAAAGCTTGAAATTTGTAAATTTGACTTCGCAAATGATAAAAATGCCTTTGAAAACTATATAAATGCTAAATTTAGTAATAACTATGAGCCAAAATTTAAGCCTGAAAAGCTTTCAAACACAACTGAAATTTCACTTAGCTTAAATATAATAAATTCACTTCTCATAGGCTCAACTCCAGATGAAAAAAGCGACGCAGATGTAGTGAGTCTTAACGAAAATGGCGAGTTTTTACTAAGTGGCACAAGCCTAAAAGGAGCGTTGCGAAATCAAGCTTTAAAAATCGCAAACACCTTTGCTAAGGGCGATTTGGTTGATGAGCTTTTTGGTTATATAAGCGAAGATAAAGAACAAAAAGCTAAAAAATCGCGCATAAAAGTTAGCGAAACACAGATAAATAAAGCTGTTAGAAAGCTTCACCAACGTATCAAAATCGATCGTTTTAGCGCAGCGACAATCGATGGCGCACTGTTTGATAGTGAAGCTATTTTTGGTAGTGATGATATGCTTGTAAATTTAGAAATCACTAATGCTTCAAAGCAAGAGTTAGGACTTATCTTGCTTACGTTAAAAGACCTTTGCACGGGCTTTTTAGCAGTTGGAGGCAATAAAAATATCGGGCGAGGCGTATTTAGTGGCGAGATAGAAAAAGTCCTTCATAATGGCGAAGATTTAAGCAAAGATTATGAGCGCTTAAACGCTTTTGCAAGCGAGTTTAGCAACGGAGGTGCGAAATGAATGATAAAATAAGAGTAAATTTAGACAAGATTTTCTTTGAAAATTTAAAAAACAGCTTAGTAAATGAGATAGAAGATGGTTGGGGAATTTTTTGGTTAAAAGATGAGATAAAATTTGCTAAGATTGCCCATAAAAGAGCTGAATTTTATGATAATTTTAAGCTAAATGAAGATGAGATTTTAGAAGCTAGAATTTTTAACAAAGATAAAGAAATTTATCTTTTTAGGCGTTTTGGCGAGCTAGAGGCTTGGCTTATGGATGATGAAAATAAAGAGAAAGAAGATGATTTTCTTGAAGAAACTATCAACTTGCTTGGCTCAAATCCAACGCCACTAAAAGATGGCTTTTATAAGCTAGAAGCAGAGAGTGGCTCAAGCTTCATACTTCCACTTGATAAAGAGTACAAAACTGTACAAATCGTCCGCAGAAACTATCTAGTTATAAGCGAAAATTCTCAAGTTTCTTATGGGGATTTTAGACTTGTAGAGATAAAAGGAGAATAAGATGGTAAATCAAAATAATAAAACACCAAAAGCAGTTACTTATGACGCTCATGCACCATATAACTTTGTTCCATTAAATGATAAGGTTGTAGAATTTGATAAAATTTTGGATTTAAAGCTTGATAAAGATGAAAATTTAGAGTCAAAAGAAGATAGCGAAATTTATGGTTTAAGCAAGTTTCATGATGGCGCAAACAGTGGATTTATCGAGCTTGAGATAGAGGCTTTAACTGCGATTTTTGTTGGAGATAGTAACAAAAATAGCACAATGTTTTACAACATTAACAACAACTACCAAATTCCGGCAAGTTCGCTTCGCGGTATCATAAAAACTCTTGTAGAAGTTGCTAGCTACTCTAAATTTATGACTTTTAATGATAGTAGGTTTTACTTTCGTGATGTGGCTGGAAAATCAGGCAATAGTCTTAAATCTATTTATTCAGATAAATTAGTTAGACTAGTTATATCAGAAGAAACCAATACAAAAAAAACAGAACCAAAGTCAGAAGCTGGTTTTTTACAAAAGATAGATTCAAGACATTATCAAATAGTCCCAGTTAAAATGGAAAAACGACTATATATTGATAAATTTGGCACTGATTCATACAAATATCCAAAAATGAAAATTGAATATACAAATAAAGGATATGAAGTTTATTCTGGGTATATGAAAAGTTTTAAAAAAGACAAAAAGTCAGGAAAAAAAATTGATACAAGTAAAAAGCATTATTATGAATTTAATTTACCAGATAAAAATATACAAGCTTTTACTGTTCCATATGAAACTATTAAATTATACAAAGAAGATAATCTTAAACAACAACCGCAAAGAAAAAGAAGTGGTTTTATAAATTTATTAGATGAAT
It encodes:
- the csx19 gene encoding type III-D CRISPR-associated protein Csx19, with protein sequence MNDKIRVNLDKIFFENLKNSLVNEIEDGWGIFWLKDEIKFAKIAHKRAEFYDNFKLNEDEILEARIFNKDKEIYLFRRFGELEAWLMDDENKEKEDDFLEETINLLGSNPTPLKDGFYKLEAESGSSFILPLDKEYKTVQIVRRNYLVISENSQVSYGDFRLVEIKGE